In the genome of Streptomyces sp. NBC_00190, one region contains:
- a CDS encoding Rieske (2Fe-2S) protein, with product MSDPTNTARRTVLTAGAAALAGGALTACGSDGEKTPASGSATAPDVSAPSAQPDTSQPGSSQPAGGGKAIAKAADVPVGGGTVLKEEKLVVTQPTAGSYRCFSAVCTHQGCLVNKVADGTIDCPCHGSKFAVADGAVTKGPATRPLPEKKITVASDGSISLA from the coding sequence ATGAGCGATCCCACGAACACGGCCCGGCGCACGGTACTCACGGCCGGCGCGGCCGCCCTGGCAGGGGGCGCGCTCACCGCCTGCGGCAGTGACGGCGAGAAGACGCCCGCGAGCGGGTCGGCGACCGCGCCCGACGTGTCCGCCCCTTCGGCCCAGCCGGACACCTCCCAGCCGGGCTCGTCCCAGCCCGCGGGGGGCGGCAAGGCCATCGCCAAGGCGGCGGACGTGCCGGTCGGCGGCGGCACGGTGCTGAAGGAGGAGAAGCTGGTCGTCACCCAGCCCACCGCCGGGTCCTACCGCTGCTTCAGCGCCGTCTGCACCCACCAGGGCTGCCTGGTGAACAAGGTGGCGGACGGCACCATCGACTGCCCCTGCCACGGCAGCAAGTTCGCGGTGGCGGACGGGGCCGTGACCAAGGGACCGGCCACCCGTCCGCTCCCGGAGAAGAAGATCACGGTCGCGTCGGACGGCAGTATCTCGCTCGCATAG
- a CDS encoding segregation and condensation protein A — MPFPAEPGRPTRRLLGRGPGTPQDGPEPPAARRGRPDGGTEPPEVHGPAGGAPEGRDEPPAPAEPPVPSQAEPPRPAQPPSPAEPRTPAEPPVPGGGDGRFTLRLANFEGPFDLLLQLISRHKLDVTEVALSKVTDEFMAHIRAMGPDWDLDQTTEFLVVAATLLDLKAARLLPAAEVEDEADLALLEARDLLFARLLQYRAYKQIAEIFERRAEAEGKRYPRTVGLEPHHADLLPEVVITIGPEGFARLAVKAMQPKAKPQVYVDHIHAPLVSVREQAGLVVRMLKARGEATFQELTEDTEDTLTVVARFLALLELYREKAVALDQEEALQTLTVRWSGGDGDGMPTVTDEFDQIVEAKD; from the coding sequence ATGCCCTTCCCCGCCGAACCCGGCCGACCGACCCGGCGACTCCTGGGCCGCGGGCCCGGTACGCCGCAGGACGGCCCTGAGCCGCCCGCTGCGCGGCGGGGGCGGCCCGACGGCGGGACGGAGCCCCCGGAGGTCCACGGGCCCGCTGGCGGGGCCCCTGAAGGCCGCGACGAGCCCCCGGCCCCGGCCGAGCCCCCGGTACCGAGCCAGGCGGAGCCCCCGAGACCGGCCCAGCCCCCGAGCCCGGCCGAGCCCCGGACCCCGGCCGAGCCTCCGGTCCCGGGCGGGGGCGACGGGCGGTTCACACTGCGGCTCGCCAACTTCGAGGGGCCCTTCGACCTGCTGCTCCAGCTGATCTCGCGGCACAAGCTCGACGTCACCGAGGTCGCGCTGTCGAAGGTCACCGACGAGTTCATGGCGCACATCCGGGCCATGGGGCCCGACTGGGACCTCGACCAGACGACCGAGTTCCTCGTCGTCGCCGCCACCCTGCTGGACCTGAAGGCCGCCCGGCTGCTGCCGGCCGCCGAGGTCGAGGACGAGGCCGACCTCGCCCTGCTGGAGGCGCGCGACCTGCTCTTCGCGCGCCTGCTGCAATACCGGGCGTACAAGCAGATCGCCGAGATCTTCGAGCGGCGGGCGGAGGCGGAGGGCAAGCGGTACCCGCGGACCGTGGGGCTGGAGCCGCACCACGCCGACCTGCTGCCCGAGGTCGTCATCACCATCGGCCCGGAGGGGTTCGCACGCCTCGCCGTCAAGGCCATGCAGCCCAAGGCCAAGCCCCAGGTCTACGTGGACCACATCCACGCGCCGCTCGTCAGCGTGCGCGAGCAGGCCGGGCTCGTCGTACGGATGCTGAAGGCCCGCGGCGAGGCCACCTTCCAGGAGCTCACCGAGGACACCGAGGACACCCTCACCGTCGTCGCCCGCTTCCTGGCGCTCCTGGAGCTCTACCGCGAGAAGGCGGTGGCCCTGGACCAGGAGGAGGCCCTGCAGACCCTGACCGTGCGCTGGAGCGGCGGGGACGGCGACGGCATGCCGACCGTGACCGACGAGTTCGACCAGATCGTGGAGGCGAAGGATTGA
- a CDS encoding prephenate dehydrogenase — protein sequence MRTAVVIGTGLIGTSAALALTARGITVHLVDHDPAQAHTAAALGAGTDEPVDGAVDLAIVAVPPAHVAATLADAIGRGAARAYVDVASVKGGPRRELAALGVDVTAYIGTHPMAGKEKSGPLAATADLFEGRPWVLTPTRDTDHEVLNLALELVSLCRAVPVVMDADAHDRAVALVSHTPQLVSSMVAARLEEADETAVRLCGQGIRDVTRIAASDPRMWVEILSANPGPVADVLAGIAADLEETVDALRGLQSADVEKRRGGAAGIEDVLRRGNAGRVRVPGKHGAAPTVYETVAVLISDQPGELARIFADAGRAGVNIEDVRIEHATGQQAGLVQLMVEPRAAAGLTAELRERGWALRQQ from the coding sequence GTGAGAACCGCCGTCGTCATCGGAACCGGACTGATCGGCACCTCCGCGGCGCTCGCCCTGACCGCCCGCGGCATCACCGTGCACCTCGTCGACCACGACCCGGCCCAGGCCCATACGGCGGCCGCGCTCGGCGCCGGTACGGACGAGCCCGTGGACGGCGCGGTCGACCTCGCGATCGTCGCCGTGCCCCCGGCCCACGTGGCCGCGACGCTGGCCGACGCGATCGGCCGCGGAGCGGCGCGGGCGTACGTGGACGTGGCCAGCGTCAAGGGCGGACCCCGCCGGGAGCTGGCGGCGCTCGGCGTGGACGTCACCGCGTACATCGGCACGCACCCGATGGCGGGCAAGGAGAAGTCCGGGCCCCTGGCCGCCACCGCGGACCTCTTCGAGGGCCGTCCGTGGGTGCTGACCCCCACCCGGGACACGGACCACGAGGTGCTGAACCTCGCGCTGGAGCTGGTGTCCCTGTGCCGGGCCGTGCCCGTCGTGATGGACGCGGACGCGCACGACCGGGCCGTGGCGCTCGTCTCGCACACCCCGCAGCTGGTGTCGAGCATGGTCGCCGCGCGGCTGGAGGAGGCCGACGAGACGGCGGTCCGGCTGTGCGGGCAGGGCATCCGCGACGTCACCCGCATCGCGGCCTCCGACCCGCGGATGTGGGTGGAGATCCTGTCGGCGAACCCGGGCCCCGTGGCCGACGTCCTGGCCGGCATCGCGGCCGACCTGGAGGAGACCGTGGACGCGCTGCGCGGGCTCCAGTCGGCCGACGTGGAGAAGCGGCGCGGCGGCGCCGCGGGCATCGAGGACGTACTGCGGCGCGGGAACGCGGGCCGGGTCCGGGTGCCGGGCAAGCACGGCGCGGCGCCCACGGTCTACGAGACGGTGGCCGTCCTCATCAGCGACCAGCCGGGCGAGCTGGCCCGGATCTTCGCCGACGCCGGGCGGGCCGGGGTCAACATCGAGGACGTGCGGATCGAGCACGCGACGGGTCAGCAGGCCGGCCTGGTCCAGCTGATGGTGGAGCCGCGGGCGGCGGCCGGCCTGACCGCCGAGCTGCGCGAGCGGGGCTGGGCGCTGCGCCAGCAGTAG
- a CDS encoding NUDIX hydrolase, translated as MSGALPAGYDPHAFEPFAVTVDLAVFTVRGGRLHVLLIRRGQEPYAGAWALPGGFLLPRESAEAAARRELAEETGLSAALVAGLHLEQLRTYSEPDRDPRMRVVSVAFTALVPDMPEPLAQGGGDAAQARWTPVGEVPGLAFDHAVILADARERIGSKLEYTCLATAFCPPEFTLGELQSVYETVWDTALDRPNFRRKVLATPGFVEAVPGAARLTGGRGKPAALYRAGPATALHPPLLRPEGPTR; from the coding sequence GTGAGCGGGGCGCTGCCCGCGGGCTACGACCCGCACGCCTTCGAACCGTTCGCGGTGACCGTCGACCTCGCGGTGTTCACCGTACGGGGCGGCCGGCTGCACGTGCTGCTGATCCGGCGAGGCCAGGAGCCGTACGCGGGGGCCTGGGCGCTCCCCGGCGGCTTCCTCCTGCCCCGGGAGTCCGCCGAGGCGGCCGCCCGCCGCGAGCTGGCCGAGGAGACCGGCCTGTCGGCGGCCCTGGTGGCCGGCCTGCACCTGGAGCAGCTGCGCACGTACAGCGAGCCGGACCGTGATCCCCGGATGCGGGTGGTCTCCGTGGCCTTCACGGCGCTGGTCCCGGACATGCCGGAGCCGCTCGCGCAGGGCGGCGGCGACGCGGCCCAAGCCCGCTGGACGCCGGTGGGGGAGGTCCCCGGGCTGGCCTTCGACCACGCGGTGATCCTGGCGGACGCCCGGGAGCGGATCGGCTCGAAGCTGGAGTACACCTGCCTGGCCACCGCCTTCTGCCCGCCCGAATTCACCCTCGGGGAGCTCCAGAGCGTCTACGAGACCGTCTGGGACACGGCCTTGGACCGACCCAACTTCCGCCGCAAGGTCCTCGCCACGCCCGGGTTCGTCGAAGCCGTGCCCGGCGCCGCCCGGCTGACCGGCGGACGAGGCAAACCGGCCGCGCTGTACCGGGCCGGCCCCGCGACCGCCCTCCACCCCCCGCTGCTCCGACCGGAAGGACCCACTCGATGA
- a CDS encoding nucleotidyltransferase domain-containing protein has protein sequence MDELTLVRDHTVYQCVMGSRAFGLATEASDTDRRGVYLAPTPLFWRFGKPPTHVEGPREEEFSWELERFCELALRANPNILECLHSPLVEQLTPVGEELLSLREAFLSRRSHTSFSRYAASQRGKLLADVRNHGAPRWKHAMHLMRLLLSCRDLLRTGRLTIDAGPYRDRLLAVRRGELTWDEADAWMSRLVAETEAALIATPLPAEPDHARVEDFLVRTRRASALAVR, from the coding sequence ATGGACGAACTGACGCTGGTACGGGACCACACGGTCTACCAGTGCGTGATGGGCTCCCGGGCCTTCGGGCTGGCGACGGAGGCGAGCGACACCGACCGACGCGGTGTCTACCTCGCCCCGACGCCGCTGTTCTGGCGGTTCGGGAAGCCCCCCACGCACGTGGAGGGCCCTCGGGAGGAGGAGTTCTCCTGGGAGCTGGAACGCTTCTGCGAACTGGCCCTGCGCGCCAACCCGAACATCCTGGAGTGTCTGCACTCCCCCCTGGTGGAACAGCTGACGCCGGTCGGCGAGGAGTTGCTCTCGCTGCGCGAGGCCTTCCTCTCCCGCCGGTCCCACACCAGTTTCAGCCGGTACGCGGCCTCCCAGCGCGGCAAACTCCTCGCGGACGTCCGCAACCACGGCGCCCCGCGCTGGAAGCACGCCATGCACCTGATGCGCCTGCTCCTGTCCTGCCGCGACCTCCTGCGCACGGGCCGCCTGACCATCGACGCGGGCCCGTACCGCGACCGCCTCCTCGCGGTCCGGCGCGGCGAGCTCACCTGGGACGAGGCCGACGCCTGGATGTCGCGCCTCGTGGCGGAGACCGAAGCGGCCCTGATCGCCACCCCGCTCCCCGCGGAGCCCGACCACGCCCGCGTCGAGGACTTCCTCGTCCGCACCCGCCGCGCGTCAGCCCTCGCCGTCCGCTAG
- the scpB gene encoding SMC-Scp complex subunit ScpB, whose amino-acid sequence MSSDASAVAALELKPALEAVLMVVDEPATEAHLAKVLERTPREVADALRELADEYTLQGRGFELRPVAGGWRFYTRAEYAPAVEGFVLDGQQARLTQAALETLAVVAYRQPVSRSRVSAVRGVNCDGVMRTLLQRGLVEEAGTEPETGAILYRTTNHFLERMGLRGLDELPELAPFLPEADAIEAETQEGVPSFDPDSPDTDEDDDKTTEL is encoded by the coding sequence TTGAGCAGCGACGCGAGCGCGGTGGCCGCGCTGGAGCTGAAGCCGGCCCTGGAGGCCGTCCTCATGGTCGTGGACGAGCCCGCGACCGAGGCGCACCTCGCCAAGGTGCTGGAGCGCACCCCGCGCGAAGTGGCGGACGCGCTGCGCGAGCTCGCCGACGAGTACACCCTCCAGGGCCGCGGCTTCGAGCTGCGCCCGGTCGCCGGCGGCTGGCGGTTCTACACCCGGGCCGAGTACGCCCCGGCGGTCGAAGGCTTCGTACTGGACGGCCAGCAGGCCCGTCTCACCCAGGCGGCCCTTGAGACCCTGGCGGTCGTCGCGTACCGCCAGCCGGTGAGCCGGTCGCGGGTCTCGGCGGTCCGCGGAGTCAACTGCGACGGGGTCATGCGGACCCTCCTCCAGCGGGGTCTGGTGGAGGAGGCGGGGACGGAACCCGAAACAGGTGCGATCCTGTACAGGACGACGAACCACTTTTTGGAGCGGATGGGCCTACGAGGCCTGGACGAGCTCCCGGAGCTCGCGCCCTTCCTCCCCGAGGCGGACGCGATCGAAGCCGAGACGCAGGAAGGTGTTCCGTCGTTCGATCCGGACTCACCGGATACCGATGAAGACGACGACAAGACGACGGAACTTTGA
- a CDS encoding ADP-ribosylglycohydrolase family protein encodes MTKRAATGALLGLALGDALGFPTEFNDVPSILAKTGPWREMKLPRPAIVTDDTQMTLALARGIRTAVERGRVGPLRLARPVREEYVDWYHSPENNRAPGRTCMTACRLLADPERDWRDASQIGSKGCGANMRVVPVGLVPGWTEEERVGAAQLQSALTHGHPTALAASDLTARAVYLLAAGTEVTGLVGQLRSYALENRTRYHERWLGDLWVRTASDASAESFIARGWDDCLTALDRLAAALRTPSPETDPCLTTGDGWIAEEALATALQCFLLFPEEPLLALRRAACTRGDSDSIACLAGAFAGAHLGADIWPRDWEGGIEYRDELLAFGTLWDA; translated from the coding sequence ATGACGAAACGAGCCGCGACCGGCGCCCTGCTCGGGCTGGCCCTGGGCGATGCCCTCGGCTTCCCGACCGAGTTCAACGACGTCCCGTCGATCCTGGCCAAGACCGGCCCCTGGCGGGAGATGAAGCTGCCCCGCCCGGCGATCGTCACGGACGACACCCAGATGACCCTCGCCCTGGCGCGCGGCATACGCACGGCCGTCGAGCGGGGCCGGGTGGGCCCGCTGCGCCTCGCCCGGCCGGTCCGCGAGGAGTACGTCGACTGGTACCACTCCCCGGAGAACAACCGGGCGCCGGGCCGCACCTGCATGACCGCCTGCCGGCTCCTCGCGGACCCGGAGCGGGACTGGCGCGACGCCAGCCAGATCGGCTCCAAGGGCTGCGGCGCGAACATGCGGGTGGTCCCGGTGGGGCTCGTCCCCGGCTGGACCGAGGAGGAGCGGGTCGGCGCCGCCCAGCTCCAGTCGGCCCTCACCCACGGCCACCCGACGGCGCTCGCCGCCTCCGACCTGACGGCGCGGGCCGTGTACCTGCTGGCCGCCGGCACCGAGGTGACGGGCCTGGTCGGACAGCTGCGCTCGTACGCCCTGGAGAACCGGACCCGCTACCACGAGCGCTGGCTCGGGGACCTGTGGGTGCGGACGGCATCCGACGCCTCCGCGGAGTCCTTCATCGCGCGGGGCTGGGACGACTGCCTGACGGCCCTCGACCGGCTGGCGGCCGCCCTGCGGACCCCGTCCCCCGAGACGGACCCCTGCCTGACCACGGGCGACGGCTGGATCGCGGAGGAGGCCCTCGCCACGGCCCTGCAGTGCTTCCTGCTCTTCCCGGAGGAACCCCTCCTGGCCCTGCGCCGCGCGGCCTGCACGAGGGGCGACTCCGACTCCATCGCCTGCCTCGCGGGCGCCTTCGCGGGCGCCCACCTCGGCGCGGACATCTGGCCCCGCGACTGGGAGGGCGGCATCGAGTACCGCGACGAACTCCTGGCCTTCGGCACCCTCTGGGACGCGTGA
- a CDS encoding pseudouridine synthase, which yields MRSSGNGNGGGNRNSSSGGGGGGRGSARGGSGGGGGGYRGGGSSSGGGGSRGGSSSGGGGYRGGGSGGGYRGGSSSGGDRDRDQAPQRPRNPRPEERRYDVGPEGERSGRSGPKAGGGGARGGAARGGAKGGPKTSKTPGIGGAGGPRRGPGSRSGQSRPRELDARIEERVRDRYADKPVIKTPKTFPGAEEEGERLQKVLARAGMGSRRACEELIEQARVEVNGEIVLEQGKRVQPKDEIKVDGLTVATQSYLFFALNKPAGVVSTMEDPDGRQCLGDYVTNRETRLFHVGRLDTETEGIILLTNHGELAHRLTHPKYGVQKTYVAAITGSLPRDIGKRLKDGIELEDGYARADNFRVVDQVGKNYLVEVTLHEGRKHIVRRMLAEAGFPVDKLVRTSFGPIELGDQKSGWLRRLTNTEVGMLMREVGL from the coding sequence ATGCGAAGCAGCGGCAACGGCAACGGCGGCGGCAACAGGAACAGCAGCAGCGGCGGTGGCGGCGGCGGGCGTGGTAGCGCCCGTGGCGGCTCCGGTGGCGGTGGCGGTGGCTACCGCGGTGGCGGCTCCTCCTCCGGCGGTGGTGGCTCCCGCGGCGGCTCCTCCTCCGGTGGCGGCGGCTACCGCGGTGGCGGCTCCGGCGGCGGCTACCGGGGCGGCTCCTCCTCCGGTGGCGACCGTGACCGCGACCAGGCGCCCCAGCGTCCCCGCAACCCGCGCCCCGAGGAGCGCCGCTACGACGTGGGCCCCGAGGGCGAGCGCAGCGGCCGCTCGGGCCCCAAGGCAGGCGGCGGCGGTGCGCGTGGCGGAGCCGCGCGCGGTGGCGCCAAGGGCGGCCCCAAGACCTCCAAGACCCCCGGCATCGGCGGGGCCGGCGGCCCGCGCCGCGGCCCGGGCAGCCGCAGCGGCCAGTCCCGCCCGCGTGAACTGGACGCGCGGATCGAGGAGCGCGTGCGCGACCGGTACGCCGACAAGCCCGTGATCAAGACGCCCAAGACCTTCCCGGGTGCCGAGGAGGAGGGGGAGCGCCTGCAGAAGGTGCTCGCCCGCGCCGGCATGGGCTCGCGCCGCGCCTGCGAGGAGCTCATCGAACAGGCCCGCGTCGAGGTCAACGGCGAGATCGTGCTGGAGCAGGGCAAGCGCGTCCAGCCGAAGGACGAGATCAAGGTGGACGGCCTGACCGTCGCCACCCAGTCGTACCTCTTCTTCGCGCTGAACAAGCCCGCCGGTGTCGTCTCCACCATGGAGGACCCGGACGGCCGCCAGTGCCTGGGCGACTACGTCACCAACCGTGAGACGCGCCTCTTCCACGTCGGCCGGCTCGACACCGAGACCGAGGGCATCATCCTGCTCACCAACCACGGTGAGCTGGCCCACCGCCTCACGCACCCGAAGTACGGCGTGCAGAAGACCTACGTGGCCGCGATCACCGGCTCGCTGCCGCGCGACATCGGCAAGCGGCTCAAGGACGGCATCGAGCTGGAGGACGGGTACGCCCGCGCCGACAACTTCCGCGTCGTCGACCAGGTCGGCAAGAACTACCTGGTCGAGGTCACCCTCCACGAGGGCCGCAAGCACATCGTCCGCCGCATGCTGGCCGAGGCGGGCTTCCCCGTCGACAAGCTCGTCCGGACCTCCTTCGGCCCGATCGAGCTGGGCGACCAGAAGTCCGGCTGGCTGCGCCGCCTGACCAACACCGAGGTCGGCATGCTGATGCGCGAGGTCGGTCTGTAG
- the pnuC gene encoding nicotinamide riboside transporter PnuC, which produces MSWTEVLGFATGALCVWLVARQHVANWPIGIANNIFFIVLFTQAGLYADAGLQIVFIALAAYGWWSWTHGGGPGTAEALPVRRTTRTEWVWLAAAGAVGVLGLTLLLGEVTDSTVPFWDALTTGLSLAATYGQCRKLVESWWLWIAADLVYIPLYAYKELYLTSVLYVAFLALCVVGLIGWRRTLPARGARTAMEARA; this is translated from the coding sequence ATGAGCTGGACCGAGGTACTCGGATTCGCCACTGGTGCCCTGTGCGTCTGGCTCGTGGCCCGGCAGCACGTCGCCAACTGGCCGATCGGCATCGCTAACAACATCTTCTTCATCGTGCTCTTCACCCAGGCCGGCCTCTACGCCGACGCCGGGCTGCAGATCGTCTTCATCGCCCTCGCCGCGTACGGCTGGTGGTCCTGGACCCACGGGGGTGGACCAGGAACCGCCGAGGCCCTGCCGGTGCGCCGCACCACGCGCACCGAATGGGTCTGGCTGGCCGCGGCGGGGGCGGTGGGGGTGCTCGGCCTGACCCTGCTGCTGGGCGAGGTCACCGACTCCACGGTCCCGTTCTGGGACGCCCTGACGACAGGGCTCTCGCTCGCGGCCACCTACGGCCAGTGCCGCAAGCTCGTCGAGTCGTGGTGGCTGTGGATCGCCGCCGACCTCGTCTACATCCCGCTCTACGCCTACAAGGAGCTCTACCTCACCTCCGTCCTCTACGTCGCCTTCCTCGCGCTGTGCGTGGTCGGCCTGATCGGCTGGCGGCGCACGCTCCCGGCCCGGGGGGCCCGTACGGCCATGGAGGCGCGGGCGTGA
- a CDS encoding ParA family protein, with protein MNESTFAPGGGRAGTPERGQNPAGLEAVGSVAVRTFANHQHMTTPQKSMDGLDVNSRAGDRSGEKPTGFADYDNVPEGHFYDPDAEYEPDPEYAATLAPDAARQRRERIGPTGRPLPYFPIPGPLTDHGPAKIIAMCNQKGGVGKTTSTINLGAALAEYGRRVLLVDFDPQGALSVGLGVNPMELDLTVYNLLMERGMSADEVLLKTAVPNMDLLPSNIDLSAAEVQLVSEVARESTLQRALKPLMADYDYIVIDCQPSLGLLTVNALTAAHKVIVPLECEFFALRGVALLTETIEKVQERLNPELELDGILATMYDSRTVHSREVLARVVEAFDDHVYHTVIGRTVRFPETTVAGEPITTYASNSVGAAAYRQLAREVLARCHAE; from the coding sequence GTGAATGAGTCGACATTTGCTCCTGGGGGTGGTCGAGCAGGGACGCCGGAGCGGGGCCAGAACCCCGCCGGGCTCGAGGCTGTCGGCTCCGTCGCAGTCCGCACCTTCGCAAACCACCAGCACATGACGACGCCCCAAAAGAGCATGGACGGCCTAGACGTGAACTCCAGGGCCGGCGACCGGAGCGGCGAAAAGCCCACTGGATTCGCCGACTACGACAATGTGCCCGAAGGGCACTTCTACGACCCCGACGCGGAGTACGAACCGGACCCCGAGTACGCGGCCACCCTCGCCCCCGACGCTGCCCGCCAGCGCCGTGAGCGGATCGGCCCGACCGGACGCCCGCTCCCGTACTTCCCGATCCCGGGTCCGCTGACCGACCACGGTCCCGCGAAGATCATCGCGATGTGCAACCAGAAGGGCGGCGTGGGCAAGACCACGTCGACCATCAACCTGGGTGCCGCTCTCGCCGAGTACGGGCGCCGCGTGCTGCTCGTCGACTTCGACCCGCAGGGCGCGCTGTCCGTGGGCCTCGGCGTGAACCCGATGGAACTCGACCTGACGGTCTACAACCTGCTCATGGAGCGGGGCATGTCGGCCGACGAGGTGCTGCTCAAGACGGCGGTCCCCAACATGGACCTGCTGCCGAGCAACATCGACCTGTCCGCTGCCGAAGTGCAGTTGGTCAGCGAGGTCGCGCGCGAGTCCACCCTGCAGCGGGCCCTGAAGCCCCTGATGGCCGACTACGACTACATCGTGATCGACTGTCAGCCCTCGCTCGGTCTGCTGACCGTGAACGCCCTGACGGCGGCTCACAAGGTCATCGTCCCGCTGGAATGCGAGTTCTTCGCGCTCCGCGGCGTGGCGCTGCTGACCGAGACCATCGAGAAGGTGCAGGAGCGGCTCAACCCCGAGCTGGAGCTCGACGGCATCCTCGCCACGATGTACGACTCCCGTACGGTGCACAGCCGCGAGGTGCTGGCGCGCGTCGTCGAGGCCTTCGACGATCACGTCTACCACACGGTCATCGGCCGGACGGTGCGCTTCCCGGAGACCACGGTCGCCGGTGAGCCGATCACGACGTACGCGTCCAACTCCGTCGGTGCCGCCGCCTATCGCCAGCTGGCCAGGGAGGTGCTCGCCCGGTGTCACGCCGAGTGA
- a CDS encoding AAA family ATPase: MRRYGHGLVLGKFYPPHAGHHHLVRTAQDQCERLTVLVCAASVESVPLADRVAWMREAHPGAEVVGAVDDVPVDLYDPAVWEAHMAIFRAAVAGPVDAVFTSEEYGTELARRFGADEVCVDPARTLFPVSGTAVRADPVGCWDFLGPAVRAFLTRRVVVLGAESTGTTTLSRALAAHYRRRGGVWAGTGWVAEYGRSYSEEKLAAARAADPAAAWEDITFTSEEFPVIARRQDADEERAARLGSPVLFCDTDSFATGIWHERYVGGRNEEVEKTASLTRRDLYLLTDDADVPFEDDGLRDGPHLRPWMTGRFREELERTGRRFLLVRGDREERLAAAVAAVDELLTEGWHFADPLPETR, translated from the coding sequence GTGAGGCGCTACGGGCACGGCCTGGTCCTCGGCAAGTTCTATCCGCCGCACGCCGGCCACCACCACCTGGTGCGCACCGCCCAGGACCAGTGCGAGCGGCTGACCGTGCTGGTCTGCGCGGCCTCCGTGGAGTCCGTCCCGCTCGCCGACCGCGTCGCCTGGATGCGCGAGGCGCACCCGGGCGCGGAGGTCGTCGGCGCGGTCGACGACGTCCCGGTCGACCTGTACGACCCGGCCGTCTGGGAGGCGCACATGGCGATCTTCCGGGCCGCGGTGGCCGGGCCGGTGGACGCCGTCTTCACCTCGGAGGAGTACGGGACCGAGCTCGCGAGGCGGTTCGGTGCCGACGAGGTCTGCGTGGACCCGGCGCGGACGCTGTTCCCGGTCTCCGGGACGGCGGTGCGGGCGGATCCCGTCGGCTGCTGGGACTTCCTGGGCCCGGCGGTACGGGCCTTCCTGACGCGGCGGGTCGTCGTGCTCGGCGCCGAGTCCACGGGGACGACGACGCTGTCTCGGGCACTGGCCGCGCACTACCGGCGGCGCGGCGGGGTGTGGGCCGGGACGGGCTGGGTCGCCGAGTACGGGCGCTCGTACAGCGAGGAGAAGCTGGCGGCGGCCCGCGCCGCCGACCCCGCGGCCGCCTGGGAGGACATCACCTTCACCTCCGAGGAGTTCCCCGTCATCGCGCGGCGCCAGGACGCGGACGAGGAGCGGGCGGCCCGGCTGGGCTCCCCGGTGCTGTTCTGCGACACCGATTCCTTCGCAACCGGCATCTGGCACGAGCGCTACGTCGGCGGACGCAACGAGGAGGTCGAGAAGACCGCCTCCCTCACCCGGCGCGACCTGTACCTGCTGACGGACGACGCCGACGTGCCCTTCGAGGACGACGGGCTGCGGGACGGCCCGCACCTGCGGCCCTGGATGACCGGGCGGTTCCGCGAGGAACTGGAGCGCACCGGCAGGCGTTTCCTCCTCGTACGGGGCGACCGCGAGGAGCGGCTGGCGGCGGCCGTGGCGGCCGTCGACGAACTGCTCACCGAGGGCTGGCACTTCGCCGATCCCCTGCCGGAGACCCGGTGA
- a CDS encoding DUF952 domain-containing protein translates to MIFHLVPFADWTAAPELPYAPPSLGSEGFVHCSADRPTALAIADTHYREVAGTLLAVELDEDALTAEVRREGESGGLYPHVHGPLNRSAVIRVWEVVRTPGSPATLAPWPPGH, encoded by the coding sequence ATGATCTTCCACCTCGTCCCGTTCGCCGACTGGACCGCGGCGCCCGAACTGCCGTACGCCCCGCCCTCGCTCGGCTCGGAGGGTTTCGTGCACTGTTCGGCGGACCGCCCCACGGCGCTCGCGATCGCCGACACGCACTACCGCGAGGTGGCGGGGACGCTGCTCGCGGTGGAACTCGACGAGGACGCACTGACCGCCGAGGTCCGCCGCGAAGGTGAATCCGGCGGCCTGTACCCACACGTCCACGGCCCGTTGAACCGGAGCGCCGTGATCCGCGTGTGGGAGGTGGTACGCACACCCGGCAGTCCCGCCACACTGGCCCCATGGCCGCCGGGCCACTGA